One region of Peptococcaceae bacterium 1198_IL3148 genomic DNA includes:
- the gpr gene encoding GPR endopeptidase: MSLNDRFLSSLGINLDLAIEAQEVVRGQTGQEIPGVAMDKENYTHAAVTTVRILEQAAEEIMGKPQGTYITIEAPGLRDNNREVHQEVVEVLAKHLSGLYNLTAKSNVLVVGLGNWNATPDALGPKAVEQVLVTRHIFNYAPSEVRDGMRPVSAVAPGVLGITGIETAEIIKGIVDNIQPELVIAIDSLASRSVERIATTIQIADTGVSPGSGIGNKRKGLNKETLGVPVIAVGMPTVCHAAVIAADAIDQLFENFKTNPGVYQAYQQQAVQDAIADVLAPFGGHLMVTPKEIDMLIDNTSKIIAGGISTSLHQGISSEEYSMYLH; this comes from the coding sequence ATGTCTCTTAATGATAGATTCTTATCTTCCCTTGGCATTAATCTAGACTTAGCCATCGAAGCCCAAGAAGTGGTTCGTGGTCAAACCGGACAAGAAATCCCTGGGGTAGCAATGGACAAAGAAAATTACACACATGCAGCGGTCACCACAGTAAGAATTCTCGAACAGGCTGCCGAAGAAATTATGGGAAAACCCCAGGGCACCTATATTACCATCGAAGCCCCAGGCCTGCGGGATAATAATCGAGAAGTGCATCAAGAGGTTGTGGAAGTGCTGGCCAAACATTTAAGTGGCTTGTATAACCTCACTGCTAAATCCAACGTGTTAGTGGTTGGCTTGGGCAACTGGAATGCCACTCCCGACGCCTTAGGTCCCAAAGCAGTGGAGCAAGTGCTGGTGACACGGCACATATTTAATTATGCCCCCAGTGAAGTGCGGGATGGCATGCGGCCAGTCAGTGCTGTGGCCCCAGGGGTGCTGGGCATTACTGGCATTGAAACAGCAGAAATCATCAAAGGGATTGTAGATAATATTCAGCCTGAATTGGTAATCGCCATTGATTCATTGGCATCCCGCAGTGTTGAGCGCATTGCCACCACCATTCAAATTGCGGATACTGGAGTATCACCGGGCTCAGGAATTGGTAACAAACGCAAGGGGCTCAATAAAGAAACCCTAGGGGTACCTGTAATCGCCGTTGGCATGCCCACAGTTTGCCATGCTGCGGTTATTGCTGCAGATGCCATTGATCAGCTGTTTGAAAATTTTAAAACAAACCCCGGCGTATACCAGGCCTACCAGCAACAGGCGGTTCAGGATGCAATTGCCGATGTGCTGGCTCCCTTTGGTGGTCATTTAATGGTCACTCCCAAAGAAATTGACATGCTAATAGATAACACCTCAAAAATCATTGCCGGTGGTA